A genomic segment from Bryobacteraceae bacterium encodes:
- a CDS encoding alpha-2-macroglobulin family protein, translated as MEHSSRLTLRWLAAAAILLFAAPTVAQEDEGRAYFSLSSGRTYAPGESPAISLWAQNVKKLEFRLYRVSDPEKFFLNLEDDHRFGGQAPRRTSDRTLLEKIRRWKGTLRTRLRNVARAQFNQESRGAIRSWRQPERQPAAGPPPPRNLESFADVPVLNSQQLVKRWEQPIDTKDRWSSATVKIPTADKGVYMIEATDGRLQAYTIVSISETALLTKSAKGRLLGRLVRRDTGAPVSGAKFAAYANLDRDKLGEAETNSDGFAEIAVPGERIENVLVLAKSANDIAVVSTYGGNLSEESGRDLKTYVYTDRPVYRPGHTVHYRAIVRERVEKGYQLPADRNATVTVQGEDDPIHRESKTLSNMGTLEGKFEIPAKASLGYYSVEVRIGESSYQGGFHVEEYKKPEYDVRVNAVRPQVIQGQELEVTVDARYYFGEPVANAKLKWAVHKSRYWAPYRDPDDSEDSGGMDSDEDSPWVQREQTGQGAGVLDADGKTTIRFKTGEDPRDMRYRIEARVTDEAGREISGAGFVVATVGTYFLEVQGDKWVYEPGEKATFTITAKDYGGKPVANAPWRIEARLWNWRERKGRVMATATGVTGADGAGRAEVVLEGGSYNIIAESRTPESRTVTDTAYAWVSGGSGVWSSNEQRIQIVPDKKRYAPGDKAKVLVIAKPGSHLWITAEGLTVHKSYFVTAKESSATVEIPIPREFAPNFFVSAVMMSGNQLAQGSRMIRVPPVEHYLDVKLTPSKPQFKPGEPAVYNVEAKDSTGKGVEAELSVGVVDEAIYAIRPDGAADIRGFFHGTEYNRVSFDSSLNYYFQGEAGRRRMQLARMRPDRPFAQLKPDRLVQPKVRKAFPDTAFWSATVKTDSSGKAQVKFSFPDSLTTWRATARGVTADTKVGSTIGRVIVRKNLLIRLSTPRFFRQGDTMTVTAIAQNYLTTEKQVRLSLEAKGLEIVEGGARDVTVPSRGTATADFRVKVPNVDTAVLLGKALSDEESDAIEIEIPVTPFGVKHSESRSGSFGDDASAANTAIVFPSDIEPGSRKIELSVAPSVAGTVFEALDYLTAFPYGCTEQTMSSFLPNIIVSQATRELGLRSRVDENELRRKIRAGLDRLYDFQHNDGGWGWWQSDDSDTFMTAYVLAGLAQASHAGHDVDENRMSRAARWLAKSDLSKDPADLQAYAAYALAISGNTDARLLDRLFDQRANLKPYGTALLGLALHASGNNPKAEQIASSLERTARATATEASWPQEADELMRIWTDTTPESTASALKLLTALRPGSELLPKAAAYLVNHRRQGYYWNSTKQTAMVIYGLTDYMKQSGELQPDFSATVSVNGKTVLTQTFTAKDALTPATVALPASALAAGENKIEVTRSGKGRVYWSARATHYSAKVEGGGTGSRTLNVERTYYKLVPEDRGGKIVHRMDLFDGNATAGDVIAVRLRVRTGGLWRYLMIEDPIPAGAEIVQRDTLYELSEKPDWWRSYFTRKEYRDDRAVFFQTWAENGDATYVYLLKTVNPGQFRVSPARVEPMYEPDLYAVSGAQNVEVGK; from the coding sequence GTGGAACATTCTTCGCGACTGACGCTTCGATGGCTGGCCGCCGCCGCCATTCTGTTGTTCGCCGCGCCGACGGTGGCGCAGGAAGACGAGGGCCGAGCCTATTTCTCGCTGTCGAGCGGCCGGACCTACGCGCCCGGCGAATCTCCAGCCATCTCGCTGTGGGCGCAGAACGTGAAGAAGCTCGAGTTCCGGCTCTACCGCGTTTCCGACCCAGAGAAGTTCTTCCTCAACCTCGAAGACGACCACCGTTTCGGCGGACAGGCGCCGCGGCGAACCTCGGACCGTACGCTTCTCGAGAAGATCCGCCGGTGGAAGGGCACGCTGCGGACGCGGCTGCGCAACGTGGCGAGGGCGCAGTTCAACCAGGAATCGCGCGGCGCCATCCGGTCCTGGCGGCAGCCGGAACGGCAGCCCGCCGCCGGCCCGCCGCCGCCGCGCAATCTCGAGAGCTTCGCCGACGTTCCGGTGCTTAATTCGCAGCAACTGGTGAAGCGCTGGGAGCAGCCGATCGATACGAAAGACCGCTGGAGTTCGGCAACGGTCAAGATCCCGACCGCGGACAAGGGTGTTTATATGATCGAGGCGACCGACGGGCGGCTTCAGGCGTACACGATCGTGTCGATCAGCGAGACGGCGCTGCTCACGAAGTCGGCGAAGGGGCGGCTGCTCGGCCGCTTGGTTCGGCGGGATACCGGCGCGCCGGTTTCAGGTGCAAAGTTCGCGGCCTATGCCAATCTCGATCGCGACAAGTTGGGCGAGGCGGAGACGAACAGCGACGGATTCGCCGAGATCGCCGTGCCGGGCGAACGGATCGAGAATGTCCTGGTCCTGGCGAAATCCGCCAACGACATCGCCGTCGTATCCACCTACGGCGGCAACCTGTCGGAGGAGTCGGGCCGCGACTTGAAGACCTACGTCTATACGGATCGTCCCGTTTATCGTCCGGGCCACACGGTGCATTACCGTGCCATCGTCCGGGAGCGGGTGGAAAAGGGCTACCAACTCCCGGCGGACCGGAACGCGACGGTCACGGTGCAGGGCGAGGACGACCCCATCCACCGCGAATCGAAGACGCTGTCGAACATGGGGACTCTCGAGGGCAAGTTCGAGATCCCGGCGAAGGCGTCGCTCGGCTATTACAGCGTCGAGGTCCGAATCGGCGAATCGAGCTACCAGGGCGGCTTCCACGTTGAGGAATACAAGAAGCCCGAGTACGACGTGCGTGTGAACGCGGTCCGGCCGCAGGTGATTCAGGGCCAGGAACTCGAGGTCACCGTCGACGCCCGCTACTACTTCGGCGAGCCCGTCGCCAACGCCAAGCTGAAGTGGGCGGTGCACAAGTCCCGCTACTGGGCGCCCTATCGCGATCCGGACGACAGCGAGGATTCGGGCGGTATGGATTCCGACGAAGACTCGCCGTGGGTACAGCGCGAGCAGACCGGCCAGGGTGCGGGCGTTCTCGACGCGGACGGGAAGACCACGATCCGCTTCAAGACCGGCGAAGACCCGCGGGACATGCGCTACCGAATCGAAGCGCGGGTGACCGATGAAGCCGGTCGGGAGATCTCCGGCGCCGGTTTCGTGGTCGCCACCGTGGGCACGTATTTCCTCGAAGTGCAGGGCGACAAGTGGGTCTACGAGCCGGGCGAGAAGGCGACGTTCACGATCACGGCGAAGGACTACGGCGGCAAACCCGTGGCGAACGCCCCATGGCGGATCGAGGCCCGGCTGTGGAACTGGCGCGAGCGCAAGGGCCGCGTGATGGCTACGGCGACTGGCGTCACCGGCGCCGATGGCGCGGGCAGGGCGGAAGTGGTGCTCGAGGGCGGATCCTACAACATCATCGCCGAGTCCCGCACGCCGGAATCGCGGACCGTGACGGACACAGCCTACGCCTGGGTTTCGGGCGGCAGCGGCGTGTGGAGTTCGAACGAGCAGCGCATTCAGATCGTGCCGGACAAGAAGCGCTACGCGCCGGGGGATAAGGCCAAGGTGCTGGTGATCGCCAAGCCGGGGTCGCATCTCTGGATCACGGCGGAAGGGCTTACGGTGCACAAGTCGTACTTCGTGACGGCGAAGGAATCGTCGGCGACCGTGGAGATACCGATCCCGCGCGAGTTCGCGCCGAACTTCTTCGTATCGGCGGTAATGATGAGCGGCAACCAGCTCGCGCAGGGCTCGCGGATGATCCGGGTTCCGCCGGTGGAACACTACCTGGACGTGAAGCTGACGCCTTCCAAGCCGCAGTTCAAGCCGGGCGAACCGGCCGTCTACAACGTGGAGGCGAAAGACTCAACAGGGAAGGGCGTGGAGGCCGAGCTGAGCGTGGGCGTGGTGGACGAGGCGATCTACGCGATCCGGCCCGACGGCGCGGCCGACATCCGCGGCTTCTTCCACGGCACAGAGTACAACCGGGTGAGCTTCGATTCGTCTTTGAACTACTACTTCCAGGGAGAGGCCGGGCGCCGGCGGATGCAACTGGCCCGGATGCGCCCTGACCGTCCGTTCGCGCAGTTGAAGCCGGACCGGCTGGTGCAGCCGAAGGTCCGCAAGGCGTTTCCGGATACGGCGTTCTGGTCGGCGACGGTGAAGACGGACTCGAGCGGCAAGGCGCAGGTGAAGTTCTCGTTCCCGGATTCGCTCACCACGTGGCGGGCAACGGCGCGGGGCGTTACCGCCGATACGAAAGTGGGCAGCACGATCGGCCGCGTGATCGTGCGCAAGAACCTGCTGATCCGGCTTTCGACGCCGCGGTTCTTCCGGCAGGGCGACACGATGACGGTGACGGCGATCGCGCAGAACTACCTGACGACGGAGAAGCAGGTGCGCCTGTCGCTCGAGGCCAAGGGGCTCGAGATTGTCGAAGGCGGCGCCCGGGACGTGACCGTACCCAGCCGCGGCACGGCTACGGCGGACTTCCGAGTGAAGGTGCCGAACGTCGATACGGCGGTGCTGCTCGGCAAGGCGTTGAGCGACGAGGAGTCCGACGCGATCGAAATCGAGATCCCGGTGACGCCGTTCGGCGTGAAGCATAGCGAGTCGCGGTCCGGCTCGTTCGGAGACGACGCCTCGGCGGCGAACACGGCGATCGTGTTTCCGTCCGATATCGAACCCGGCTCACGCAAGATCGAGCTGTCGGTGGCGCCGTCGGTGGCGGGCACGGTGTTCGAAGCGCTCGACTACCTGACAGCGTTTCCCTATGGCTGCACGGAGCAGACGATGTCGAGCTTCCTGCCGAACATCATCGTTTCGCAGGCGACGCGGGAGCTGGGGTTGCGGTCGCGCGTCGATGAGAATGAACTGCGGCGCAAGATCCGCGCCGGGCTCGACCGGCTCTACGACTTCCAGCACAACGACGGGGGCTGGGGCTGGTGGCAATCCGACGACAGCGACACGTTCATGACCGCCTACGTTCTCGCCGGGCTCGCGCAGGCGAGCCATGCGGGCCACGACGTGGACGAGAATCGCATGAGCCGTGCGGCACGGTGGCTCGCCAAGTCCGATCTTTCGAAGGACCCGGCGGACCTGCAGGCCTACGCCGCCTATGCGCTGGCGATCTCCGGCAACACGGACGCGCGGCTGCTCGACCGGCTGTTCGACCAGCGGGCCAACCTGAAACCTTATGGCACGGCGCTGTTGGGGCTCGCGCTCCACGCCTCCGGCAATAACCCGAAGGCGGAACAGATCGCGTCCTCCCTGGAGCGCACGGCGCGCGCGACGGCGACCGAGGCATCCTGGCCGCAGGAAGCCGATGAGCTCATGCGCATCTGGACGGACACGACGCCCGAATCGACGGCGTCGGCGCTGAAGCTGCTGACGGCGCTACGCCCGGGGAGCGAGTTGCTGCCGAAGGCCGCCGCGTACCTGGTGAATCATCGCCGCCAGGGCTACTACTGGAACTCAACCAAGCAAACGGCGATGGTGATCTACGGCCTCACCGATTACATGAAGCAGAGCGGCGAGCTCCAGCCCGACTTTTCGGCGACGGTGTCGGTGAACGGCAAGACGGTGCTGACACAAACCTTCACGGCGAAGGACGCGCTCACGCCGGCGACGGTGGCGCTACCGGCGAGCGCGCTGGCGGCGGGCGAGAACAAGATCGAGGTGACGCGGTCTGGCAAGGGGCGGGTCTACTGGTCCGCCCGGGCGACGCACTACTCGGCGAAGGTGGAGGGCGGCGGGACGGGATCGCGGACGCTCAACGTGGAGCGCACCTACTACAAGCTTGTGCCGGAAGACCGCGGCGGCAAGATCGTCCACCGCATGGATCTGTTCGACGGCAACGCGACGGCCGGCGATGTGATCGCGGTGCGGCTGCGGGTGCGCACGGGCGGGTTGTGGCGCTACCTGATGATCGAGGATCCAATCCCGGCGGGCGCCGAGATCGTTCAGCGCGACACGCTCTACGAACTGAGCGAGAAGCCGGACTGGTGGCGGAGCTACTTCACGCGGAAAGAGTACCGCGACGACCGGGCGGTGTTCTTCCAGACGTGGGCCGAGAACGGCGACGCCACCTACGTCTACCTGCTGAAGACCGTGAATCCGGGGCAATTCCGCGTGAGCCCGGCGCGGGTGGAGCCGATGTACGAGCCCGACCTCTACGCGGTGTCGGGCGCGCAGAATGTGGAGGTGGGCAAGTGA
- a CDS encoding DUF1175 family protein, which produces MKGILAIAGGLAVVLGLGHIVARQDGRRPSGRVAAAAGVAGEDALRLTDPADREAFRAWFTYLAEELFFRDRASLPRDVADCSGLVRYAFRESISKHDGDWAARIGLRWPPPLPPVARYQYPDTPLGANLFRTNVDEYTQFADARTLREWNSYLVSRRVEDARAGDLLFFRQLAQDMPYHVMVFVGESRIEGAAGPYLAYHTGDHPGEVRRPAVADLLAHPEPRWRPVEGNSNFLGVYRWNILRD; this is translated from the coding sequence ATGAAAGGCATTCTCGCGATCGCCGGGGGACTCGCCGTGGTGCTCGGCCTCGGCCACATCGTCGCGCGTCAGGACGGCCGCCGGCCTTCCGGACGCGTGGCTGCCGCAGCCGGCGTCGCCGGCGAGGACGCCCTCCGCCTCACGGATCCGGCGGACCGCGAAGCCTTCCGCGCGTGGTTCACTTATCTCGCCGAGGAGCTGTTCTTTCGGGACCGCGCTTCCCTCCCCCGCGACGTAGCCGATTGCTCCGGCCTGGTCCGGTATGCGTTCCGCGAATCGATCAGCAAGCATGACGGCGATTGGGCCGCGCGCATTGGGCTGCGTTGGCCGCCGCCCCTGCCGCCGGTCGCCCGGTATCAATATCCGGATACGCCGCTCGGGGCGAACCTGTTCCGGACAAATGTGGATGAATACACACAGTTCGCGGACGCCCGGACACTGCGCGAATGGAACTCGTACCTGGTCTCGCGCCGCGTGGAAGACGCCCGGGCCGGCGATTTGCTCTTCTTCCGGCAATTGGCACAAGACATGCCTTATCACGTAATGGTATTCGTCGGCGAAAGCCGGATCGAAGGGGCGGCCGGGCCCTACCTGGCCTACCATACCGGCGATCATCCGGGCGAGGTGCGTCGGCCTGCGGTGGCCGATCTGCTCGCCCATCCCGAGCCTCGCTGGCGGCCCGTGGAAGGAAATTCGAATTTTCTGGGAGTGTACCGGTGGAACATTCTTCGCGACTGA
- a CDS encoding DUF6677 family protein — protein MAKSKVSLVQWLPVVALAWAVPGGGHLLLKRRTRGLLLFGCVLIAFVAGLMMRGALFEPQTGDLFTTLIYCGGFVGNLASGALYLLAVMMGYNQPDVAGHVHDYGTKFLVGAGLMNILAMVDAYEIVTGKKS, from the coding sequence ATGGCAAAGTCGAAAGTTTCGTTGGTCCAGTGGCTGCCGGTGGTAGCCTTGGCGTGGGCCGTTCCGGGAGGCGGGCACCTCCTGCTGAAGCGCCGTACGCGGGGTCTTCTGCTGTTCGGGTGCGTGCTGATCGCTTTCGTGGCCGGGCTCATGATGCGCGGAGCGCTGTTCGAGCCACAGACCGGCGATCTGTTCACCACGCTGATCTATTGCGGCGGTTTCGTCGGCAACCTCGCCTCCGGCGCCCTCTACCTGCTGGCGGTGATGATGGGCTACAACCAGCCCGACGTCGCCGGACACGTTCACGATTACGGCACGAAATTCCTGGTAGGCGCGGGACTCATGAACATTCTGGCGATGGTGGACGCCTACGAGATCGTCACCGGAAAGAAGAGCTGA